One window of the Thermodesulfobacteriota bacterium genome contains the following:
- a CDS encoding cytidylate kinase-like family protein yields MPVITISNQFGAGGPEVARELAKRLGVDYLDKEIIHRIALEINVPAEDVAEFEAEHHSKFKSFFSTIFDLDALKKKAKVREDALAEARYDDREKIPFHYQVDGWIDSEIYKQMIVKVITALGQRRGVVVVGRGGQCILKDNPRTLHVRFVADFEDRAAWTAKRRGFSLDQARDFVHKVDARSQDYLRFYFDCDPDLPSLYHLALNTSRVPLDKCTDVVEDLARFTARQLGEGAPA; encoded by the coding sequence ATGCCCGTCATCACCATTTCCAACCAGTTTGGCGCCGGCGGCCCCGAGGTCGCCCGGGAGTTGGCCAAACGGCTGGGGGTCGACTACCTGGACAAGGAGATCATCCACCGCATCGCCCTGGAGATCAACGTCCCGGCGGAGGACGTGGCGGAGTTCGAGGCCGAGCACCACAGCAAGTTCAAGAGCTTCTTCTCCACCATCTTCGACCTCGATGCCCTCAAGAAGAAGGCCAAGGTTCGGGAGGACGCCCTCGCCGAGGCCCGCTACGACGACCGGGAGAAGATCCCCTTCCACTACCAGGTGGACGGATGGATCGACAGCGAGATCTACAAGCAGATGATCGTCAAGGTCATCACGGCGCTCGGTCAGCGGCGGGGCGTGGTGGTGGTGGGGCGGGGCGGCCAGTGCATCCTGAAGGACAACCCCCGCACCCTCCACGTGCGCTTCGTGGCCGACTTCGAGGACCGGGCGGCGTGGACGGCCAAGCGCCGCGGCTTCTCGCTAGACCAGGCCCGGGATTTCGTGCACAAGGTGGACGCCCGCAGCCAGGACTACCTGCGCTTCTACTTCGACTGCGACCCGGACCTGCCGAGCCTCTACCACCTCGCCCTCAACACGTCGCGGGTCCCCTTGGACAAGTGTACCGACGTCGTGGAAGACCTGGCGCGGTTCACGGCACGCCAGCTCGGCGAAGGCGCGCCGGCCTGA
- a CDS encoding chemotaxis protein CheD gives MSSLHVVGISDGKVSNEPADTLVTYALGSCVGLALYDPHARAGGLLHIMLPDSRFRSSSREFNPYMYADTGFYGLLETLLGLGTARHRLVAKLGGGANMLRNSGLLDIGLRNAEAMVSLLQRERIPVLGTSLGGTVGRSMQFRLEDGSVKVRLLGQGEETL, from the coding sequence ATGTCCAGCCTCCATGTGGTCGGCATCTCGGACGGCAAGGTCTCCAACGAACCCGCCGACACGCTGGTGACCTATGCGCTGGGTTCCTGCGTGGGGCTGGCCCTCTACGACCCCCATGCCCGAGCCGGCGGGCTCCTGCACATCATGCTCCCCGACTCCCGCTTTCGGAGCAGCTCTCGCGAGTTCAACCCATACATGTACGCCGACACGGGATTCTACGGCCTGCTGGAGACCCTTCTGGGGTTGGGCACGGCGCGGCACCGCCTGGTGGCCAAGCTCGGGGGGGGCGCCAACATGCTGCGCAACTCGGGCCTCCTCGACATCGGTTTGCGCAACGCGGAGGCGATGGTGAGCCTGCTCCAGAGGGAGAGGATCCCCGTCCTCGGGACGAGCCTGGGCGGCACGGTAGGCCGCTCCATGCAGTTTCGCCTGGAAGACGGATCCGTGAAGGTGCGGCTCCTCGGCCAGGGGGAAGAGACCCTATGA
- a CDS encoding HDOD domain-containing protein has translation MSVPEILAKIDTLPPMPAVALRLLEAARDPDVDLGQVASWIERDPSMTANLLRVCNSPFYGLRREVTSVRQATGLLGLKKVVQIAITVLSSRYLTPSQSGYALASGELWKSSVAAAVAAELLARETGYPDAAAAYTAGLLQDVGKIALADFVGGALSEIRRLVEEGASWEEAESRIVGLPHSEVGALLLDRWGFPAALVESVRTHHAPSRARLDPTLARISHLADALTMTVGVGLGADGLAYALDEESLRALGFREREDLDALVERLTESLRDAGDLLGEAGGRG, from the coding sequence ATGAGCGTCCCGGAGATCCTCGCCAAGATCGATACCCTGCCCCCCATGCCGGCCGTGGCCCTGCGCCTGCTGGAAGCCGCCCGGGATCCGGACGTGGACCTGGGGCAGGTGGCCTCCTGGATCGAGCGCGACCCGTCCATGACCGCGAACCTCCTGCGGGTCTGCAACTCTCCTTTCTACGGCCTGCGGCGCGAGGTCACCTCGGTGCGCCAGGCCACGGGCCTGCTGGGGCTCAAGAAGGTGGTGCAGATCGCCATAACCGTGCTCTCCTCCCGCTATCTCACTCCGTCCCAATCCGGGTACGCCCTGGCTTCCGGCGAGCTCTGGAAGAGCTCGGTGGCAGCCGCGGTAGCGGCCGAGCTCCTGGCCCGGGAGACCGGCTACCCCGATGCTGCCGCGGCCTACACCGCGGGGCTCCTGCAAGACGTGGGCAAGATCGCGCTCGCCGACTTCGTGGGGGGCGCGCTCTCCGAAATTCGCCGCCTGGTGGAGGAGGGGGCGTCCTGGGAGGAGGCCGAGAGCCGGATCGTGGGCCTGCCCCACTCCGAGGTCGGGGCCCTGCTCCTGGATCGCTGGGGATTTCCGGCCGCCCTGGTGGAGTCGGTGCGTACGCACCACGCCCCCTCCCGTGCGCGGCTCGACCCGACCCTGGCCCGGATCTCCCACCTGGCCGACGCCCTCACCATGACGGTGGGCGTGGGGCTGGGGGCCGACGGCCTCGCCTACGCCCTGGACGAGGAGTCTCTGCGGGCCCTGGGGTTTCGGGAGAGGGAGGACCTCGACGCCCTCGTGGAGCGCCTGACCGAGAGCCTGCGCGATGCCGGCGACCTGCTGGGCGAGGCCGGAGGGCGGGGGTGA
- a CDS encoding PhoH family protein, whose amino-acid sequence MNAPEAAERLEFPDSRHAQTLIGEREAHLRELANLLRDVSLSSRGAAVQVRGDPEGVGLAAEVLRQLYGLIEEGYPLFRADVDHAVRILKANRRARLRDIFLDAVFIASDRRVISPKSVAQKAYIEAMRNYDMVFGIGPAGTGKTYLAMAMAVAALTKRQVSRIILTRPAVEAGEKLGFLPGTLFEKVNPYLRPLYDALHNMMDLEKASKMLEKGVIEVAPLAFMRGRTLDDSFVILDEAQNTTSDQMKMFLTRLGFDSKAVITGDVTQTDLPPGKVSGLVEVQDVLQDVPGIRFCYFSREDVVRHPLVQEIIEAYESRALRPAPGEGRPG is encoded by the coding sequence TTGAATGCCCCGGAAGCTGCGGAGCGCCTGGAGTTTCCCGATTCCCGCCACGCCCAGACCCTGATCGGCGAGCGGGAGGCGCACCTGCGGGAGCTCGCCAACCTGCTGCGCGACGTCTCGCTGTCGAGCCGGGGCGCCGCCGTGCAGGTGCGGGGAGACCCGGAAGGGGTCGGGCTCGCCGCCGAGGTGCTGCGCCAGCTCTACGGCCTCATCGAGGAGGGGTATCCCCTCTTCCGCGCCGACGTGGACCACGCGGTGCGCATCCTCAAGGCCAACCGCAGGGCGCGGCTGCGCGACATCTTCCTCGACGCGGTGTTCATCGCCTCGGACCGGCGGGTCATCAGCCCCAAGAGCGTGGCCCAGAAGGCCTATATCGAGGCGATGCGCAACTACGACATGGTCTTCGGGATCGGCCCGGCCGGGACGGGCAAGACCTACCTGGCCATGGCCATGGCCGTGGCCGCCCTCACCAAGCGGCAGGTGAGCCGCATCATCCTCACCCGGCCCGCGGTGGAGGCCGGGGAGAAGCTCGGGTTCCTCCCCGGGACCCTCTTCGAGAAGGTCAACCCCTACCTGCGGCCCCTCTACGACGCCCTCCACAACATGATGGACCTGGAGAAGGCGTCGAAGATGCTCGAGAAGGGGGTCATCGAGGTGGCCCCCCTGGCCTTCATGCGGGGCCGCACCCTGGACGACTCCTTCGTGATCCTCGACGAGGCCCAGAACACCACCTCGGACCAGATGAAGATGTTCCTCACCCGCCTGGGGTTCGACAGCAAGGCGGTCATCACGGGCGACGTGACCCAGACCGACTTGCCCCCGGGCAAGGTGTCGGGGCTGGTGGAGGTGCAGGACGTGCTCCAGGACGTGCCGGGCATCCGCTTCTGCTACTTCTCCCGCGAGGACGTGGTCCGCCACCCCCTGGTCCAGGAGATCATCGAGGCCTACGAGTCCCGGGCGCTGCGGCCGGCGCCGGGGGAGGGGCGGCCGGGGTGA
- a CDS encoding PBP1A family penicillin-binding protein, which produces MRAFWAVLGLVVCGALGFGGGALAVLVRGLPQVSALEDFSPPSSTRILAADGALLAEFATQRRTPVALEAVPQELVRSVLAIEDHRFFEHMGINVGRILKALAVDVMEGRLAEGGSTITQQLAKLLFLSPEKTLTRKLREALLALEIERRHTKEEVLGFYLNQIYLGNGAYGVAAAAEVYFRKPLGELDLAECALLAALPKAPSLYDPFRNPERARARRNVVLQRLGALGWAAPDAVEAARAFPLPEPSPGPRIQAPYFVEAVRRQLLEHLELDLVYQGGLRVYTTLDSRLQKSAEAALGRAVEGVDRRHPRLSPSAQAGVVALDPATGAVRVLVGGRNWKESPFDRALQARRQPGSAYKPFVYLAALEAGLTQAATLVDAPARYPGASPRQPWEPRNYDREFLGEMTLRKSLALSRNLPTIRLLADVGKPRVDAAARRLGLEGPLGEGLASALGVGGTTLLELTRAYAALPAGGLLPEPHFIRAVYGPDGRDLWHRLGVSKRALDPVTAYLLADMLRAVVETGTGKPARALPFPVAGKTGTTDDQRDALFVGFSSRLALGVWVGRDDNSPLGRGETGAQAALPPWIDVMLASAAEGPPPPWPAPPGVTAVQIDLASGGRAGPACAETAYAAFARGTEPAVPCGREGFHWDRLADRVGLVPGEKRPL; this is translated from the coding sequence GTGAGGGCGTTCTGGGCGGTGCTGGGGCTCGTGGTCTGCGGGGCGCTGGGGTTTGGGGGAGGCGCCCTCGCCGTGCTGGTGCGGGGGCTCCCCCAGGTCTCGGCCCTGGAGGACTTCTCCCCCCCTTCCTCCACCCGCATTCTCGCCGCCGACGGGGCGCTGCTCGCCGAGTTCGCCACCCAGCGCCGCACCCCCGTGGCCCTGGAGGCCGTGCCCCAGGAGCTGGTGCGCTCCGTGCTGGCCATCGAGGACCACCGGTTCTTCGAGCACATGGGGATCAACGTGGGGCGGATCCTCAAGGCCCTGGCCGTGGACGTGATGGAGGGGAGGCTCGCGGAAGGGGGCTCCACGATCACGCAACAGCTCGCCAAGCTCCTCTTCCTGAGCCCCGAGAAGACGCTGACCCGCAAGCTCCGGGAGGCGCTGCTCGCCCTGGAGATCGAGCGCCGCCACACCAAGGAGGAGGTGCTCGGGTTCTATCTGAACCAGATCTACCTGGGCAACGGCGCCTACGGCGTGGCCGCGGCCGCGGAGGTATACTTCCGCAAGCCCCTGGGGGAGCTCGATCTGGCCGAGTGCGCGCTCCTGGCGGCGCTGCCCAAGGCCCCGTCCCTGTACGATCCGTTTCGCAACCCCGAGCGCGCCCGCGCCCGCCGAAACGTCGTCCTCCAGCGCCTGGGGGCGCTGGGGTGGGCCGCTCCCGACGCGGTGGAGGCCGCCCGGGCGTTCCCCCTGCCCGAGCCCTCGCCGGGGCCGCGGATCCAGGCGCCGTACTTCGTGGAGGCTGTGCGCCGCCAGCTCCTGGAGCACCTGGAGCTCGACCTGGTCTACCAGGGGGGGCTGCGGGTCTACACCACCCTGGATTCGAGACTCCAGAAGTCGGCCGAGGCCGCCCTGGGGCGTGCCGTGGAGGGGGTAGACCGGCGGCACCCGCGGCTGTCTCCCTCGGCCCAGGCCGGCGTCGTGGCGCTGGACCCCGCCACCGGTGCGGTGCGGGTCCTGGTGGGAGGGCGCAACTGGAAGGAGAGCCCCTTCGACCGTGCCCTCCAGGCCCGCCGCCAGCCCGGCAGCGCCTACAAGCCCTTCGTCTACCTGGCCGCACTGGAGGCGGGCCTGACCCAGGCGGCCACCCTGGTGGACGCCCCTGCCCGATACCCCGGAGCCTCCCCCCGACAGCCCTGGGAGCCCCGCAACTACGATCGGGAGTTCCTCGGGGAGATGACGCTTCGAAAGTCCCTGGCCCTGAGCCGAAACCTGCCCACCATTCGCCTCCTGGCCGACGTGGGCAAGCCCCGGGTGGACGCCGCCGCCCGGCGCCTGGGCCTGGAGGGGCCCCTGGGGGAGGGGCTCGCCTCGGCCCTCGGGGTGGGGGGCACCACGCTCCTGGAGCTCACCCGGGCCTATGCGGCGCTTCCGGCGGGGGGGCTCCTGCCGGAGCCCCACTTCATCCGGGCCGTGTACGGGCCCGACGGGCGAGACCTCTGGCACCGGCTCGGGGTGTCCAAACGGGCCCTGGACCCGGTGACCGCCTACCTGCTGGCCGACATGCTCCGGGCCGTGGTGGAGACGGGCACGGGCAAGCCCGCCCGGGCGCTCCCCTTCCCGGTGGCGGGAAAGACCGGCACCACCGACGACCAGCGCGACGCCCTCTTCGTGGGGTTTTCGAGCCGCCTGGCCCTGGGGGTGTGGGTGGGGCGGGACGACAACTCCCCCCTGGGCCGCGGCGAGACCGGCGCCCAGGCAGCCCTGCCCCCCTGGATCGACGTGATGCTCGCCTCGGCCGCCGAAGGCCCGCCCCCTCCCTGGCCCGCCCCACCAGGCGTGACGGCGGTGCAGATCGACCTGGCCTCCGGCGGCCGGGCCGGGCCCGCCTGTGCCGAGACCGCCTACGCCGCTTTTGCCCGGGGCACCGAGCCCGCGGTGCCCTGCGGGCGGGAGGGCTTCCACTGGGACCGCCTCGCGGACAGGGTGGGGCTCGTACCCGGCGAGAAACGGCCCCTGTGA
- the pabB gene encoding aminodeoxychorismate synthase component I encodes MIAELPAGLGAEEAFLAAAHRPYPFFLDSGEGGGRLARRSYVGCDPFLVVHAKGDRARLSWPRTGAREERRGSPFDLLRRLLREHPAPEAGPFPLAPGGAVGYLAYDLFPFVERISRRTTDDLGMPDLFLGFYDAAAAFDHASGSAHLAVSEWGGPREPREELVAFWTSLRPGAGPGEPASAEPPPAGAAGLSSNFTPEAYRHAVARIRELIAAGDIYQANLSQRFCVPFGGEPVDFYRRLRRLSPAPFGACLFPDGFAVLSNSPERYLLIEGDYVETRPIKGTRPRGRTPEEDRRLARELRESPKDRAEHVMIVDLERNDLGRVCTYRSVHVPELEVVESYANVHHLVSTVAGRLHPSRDAVDAIRNSFPGGSITGAPKVRAMEVIEELEPTARGVYCGSIGYVDFSGRVDWNIAIRTAVLREGRLYFQVGGGIVADSDPEEEYEETLTKAQSFLKVLTGEGRVWGG; translated from the coding sequence GTGATCGCCGAGCTCCCCGCCGGGCTGGGGGCCGAGGAAGCCTTCCTGGCCGCGGCCCATCGCCCCTACCCCTTCTTCCTCGACAGCGGGGAGGGGGGCGGCCGGCTCGCCCGGCGCTCCTACGTAGGGTGCGACCCGTTTCTCGTCGTCCACGCCAAGGGGGACCGGGCTCGCCTCTCCTGGCCCCGCACCGGCGCCCGGGAGGAGCGGCGGGGGAGTCCCTTCGACCTCCTGCGCCGGCTTCTGCGCGAGCACCCTGCCCCGGAGGCGGGGCCGTTTCCCCTGGCGCCCGGGGGGGCGGTGGGGTACCTCGCCTACGACCTCTTCCCCTTCGTGGAACGGATTTCCCGCCGGACCACCGATGACCTGGGGATGCCGGACCTCTTCCTGGGCTTCTACGACGCTGCGGCGGCGTTCGACCACGCGAGCGGGTCGGCCCACCTGGCCGTGAGCGAGTGGGGAGGGCCGCGGGAGCCCCGGGAGGAACTGGTCGCCTTCTGGACCTCGCTTCGCCCCGGGGCAGGGCCGGGAGAGCCGGCCAGCGCCGAGCCGCCCCCCGCCGGTGCCGCCGGGCTTTCGTCGAATTTCACCCCCGAGGCCTACCGGCACGCGGTGGCGCGGATCAGGGAGCTCATTGCCGCCGGCGACATCTACCAGGCCAACCTCTCCCAGCGCTTCTGCGTCCCGTTCGGCGGCGAGCCGGTGGACTTCTACCGGCGCCTGCGGCGCCTGAGCCCCGCCCCCTTCGGCGCCTGCCTCTTTCCCGACGGGTTCGCCGTGCTGTCCAACTCCCCCGAGCGCTACCTCCTCATCGAGGGCGACTACGTGGAGACCCGGCCCATCAAGGGCACCCGCCCCCGGGGCCGCACGCCCGAGGAAGACCGGCGCCTCGCCCGGGAGCTCCGGGAGAGCCCCAAGGACCGGGCCGAGCACGTGATGATCGTCGATCTGGAGCGAAACGACCTGGGGAGGGTCTGCACCTACCGGTCGGTCCACGTCCCCGAGCTCGAGGTGGTGGAGTCCTATGCCAACGTCCACCACCTGGTCTCCACCGTGGCGGGCCGGCTCCACCCCTCGCGGGACGCGGTGGACGCGATCCGCAACTCCTTCCCCGGCGGCTCCATCACGGGTGCGCCCAAGGTGCGGGCCATGGAGGTCATCGAGGAGCTCGAGCCCACCGCCCGGGGCGTCTACTGCGGCTCCATCGGCTACGTGGACTTTTCCGGGCGCGTGGACTGGAACATCGCGATCCGCACCGCGGTGCTCCGGGAGGGACGCCTGTACTTCCAGGTGGGCGGGGGGATCGTGGCCGACTCGGACCCCGAGGAGGAGTACGAGGAGACCCTCACCAAGGCCCAATCCTTCCTCAAGGTCCTCACGGGGGAGGGGAGGGTGTGGGGCGGGTGA
- a CDS encoding acyl-CoA thioesterase encodes MSHSQVTMSQVMMPAHAGPAGVWAHGGEVIKLMDTAAGLAALRHAHAPVVTLRIEGLNFLKPIRVGNFVTVQARLTYVSRSSMEVQVRVKAEDVLHEKEFEAMTAYFLFVALDSDGSTKPIPPLLIEGEEEKKLFEEGRLRHDVCRMDEHSRALCAL; translated from the coding sequence GTGAGCCACTCCCAGGTCACCATGTCCCAGGTTATGATGCCCGCCCACGCCGGACCGGCCGGGGTCTGGGCCCACGGAGGGGAGGTCATCAAGCTCATGGACACCGCGGCCGGGCTCGCGGCGCTGCGGCACGCACACGCGCCGGTGGTCACCCTGCGCATCGAGGGGCTCAACTTCCTCAAGCCGATCCGGGTCGGGAACTTCGTCACGGTCCAGGCACGCCTCACCTACGTGAGCCGCTCCAGCATGGAGGTACAGGTCAGGGTCAAGGCGGAGGACGTGCTGCACGAGAAGGAGTTCGAGGCAATGACCGCCTACTTCCTCTTCGTCGCCCTGGATTCCGACGGCAGCACCAAACCCATTCCTCCCCTCCTGATCGAGGGTGAAGAGGAAAAGAAGCTCTTCGAGGAGGGGCGCCTGCGCCACGACGTCTGTCGCATGGACGAGCACTCCCGTGCGCTCTGCGCCCTTTGA
- a CDS encoding MBL fold metallo-hydrolase, which yields MFFRQVEVGDHAVFSYLIGDRTTGEALVVDPAADADVLIEMAGREGMHIRTILNTHGHVDHVMGNFEMKRKTGARIVIHEAEAAYLTRMGEVWLQMFQATRSPPADATLKDGDIVQVGSHAWQVIHTPGHTPGGICLYHRGLGYCLTGDTLFVGSVGRTDGPRSSAQEMLHSIRTRLLTLPDDTLVFPGHDYGGEPRSTIDRERKTNPFLNGLAEIEWE from the coding sequence ATGTTCTTTCGGCAAGTCGAAGTGGGCGACCACGCCGTGTTCTCCTACCTCATCGGGGACAGGACCACCGGCGAGGCTCTCGTGGTCGACCCCGCCGCGGACGCCGACGTGCTGATCGAGATGGCCGGCCGGGAGGGGATGCACATCCGCACCATCCTCAACACCCACGGCCACGTAGATCACGTGATGGGCAACTTCGAGATGAAGCGCAAGACCGGGGCCCGCATCGTCATCCACGAGGCAGAGGCCGCGTACCTTACCCGCATGGGTGAGGTCTGGCTACAGATGTTTCAAGCCACGCGCTCACCTCCCGCCGACGCAACCCTCAAGGACGGGGACATCGTCCAGGTGGGCTCCCACGCGTGGCAGGTGATTCACACGCCCGGCCACACCCCCGGCGGGATCTGCCTGTACCACCGTGGGCTCGGCTACTGCCTGACCGGCGACACCCTCTTCGTGGGGTCGGTGGGCCGCACCGACGGGCCCCGGTCCTCGGCCCAGGAGATGCTCCACTCCATTCGGACGCGGCTGCTCACTCTCCCCGACGACACCCTGGTCTTTCCCGGGCACGACTACGGCGGCGAGCCCCGGTCCACCATCGACCGGGAGCGCAAGACCAACCCCTTCTTGAACGGCCTGGCCGAGATCGAGTGGGAGTGA